The following coding sequences are from one Verrucosispora sp. WMMD573 window:
- a CDS encoding DUF4240 domain-containing protein, with protein MRTDDFWQLIDRARTGGGEPAAIAARAVALLAARDPEEIVGYAHHQQRVLTASYRVDLWGAAYLINGGASDDGFEYFRGWLMTQGREVFARVVADPDSLAELPQIRSASLSGEEFECEDMLAVPWDAYRRATAADLPGERAPTPQPDLNDFWDFDDEEEARRRLPRLAALFVEPPQE; from the coding sequence ATGAGGACCGACGACTTCTGGCAGTTGATCGACCGCGCCCGTACCGGCGGGGGAGAGCCGGCCGCCATCGCCGCCCGGGCCGTCGCGCTGCTCGCCGCCCGCGACCCCGAGGAGATCGTCGGGTACGCCCACCACCAGCAGCGGGTCCTCACCGCGTCCTACCGGGTCGACCTGTGGGGCGCCGCGTACCTGATCAACGGCGGTGCCTCCGACGACGGGTTCGAGTACTTCCGGGGTTGGCTGATGACGCAGGGCCGGGAGGTGTTCGCCCGGGTGGTCGCTGATCCGGACTCGCTGGCGGAGCTGCCGCAGATCCGGTCCGCCTCGCTCAGCGGCGAGGAGTTCGAGTGCGAGGACATGCTCGCGGTGCCGTGGGACGCGTACCGCAGGGCCACCGCGGCCGACCTGCCGGGGGAGCGCGCGCCGACGCCGCAGCCCGACCTGAACGACTTCTGGGACTTCGACGACGAGGAGGAGGCCCGCCGCCGACTGCCCCGGCTCGCCGCCCTCTTCGTCGAGCCGCCGCAGGAGTGA
- a CDS encoding phosphotransferase, translating to MSSAFPPAYHATAQRPEWSALPARLRAAVATRLGAPVVRVTTAGAGFTRGFAALLRTDDGRRAFVKAAPHAEQPHLVDWYAREAAILHRLPAGLPVPRPHWTLWEAGWYVLCLDAVDGHTPRLPWEQVELSATLTAFADVAAALADPPAELTALGPPRLADLARDDILWWGEVAAGREPVPPLPAPARGRLAELVTLESRLPGYAAAATGLTHGDLRVDNVLIDTVGAAWFCDWSWLCQGPAWFDLVTLLITGYAGGLDVDSLFAAHPAAAGAPDDALDVALAALAGYHLTASTSPPPTASIHLPAHHRWTGEQAIRWLSHRQDWT from the coding sequence GTGAGTTCCGCCTTCCCGCCCGCGTACCACGCGACCGCGCAGCGGCCCGAGTGGTCGGCCCTGCCGGCGCGGCTGCGGGCCGCTGTGGCCACCCGGCTCGGCGCCCCGGTGGTCCGGGTCACGACCGCCGGTGCCGGCTTCACCCGGGGGTTCGCCGCGCTGCTGCGCACCGACGACGGGCGTCGCGCGTTCGTCAAGGCCGCACCGCACGCCGAGCAGCCACACCTGGTCGACTGGTACGCCCGGGAAGCCGCGATCCTGCACCGGCTGCCGGCCGGGCTGCCGGTGCCCCGCCCGCACTGGACGCTGTGGGAGGCGGGCTGGTACGTCCTGTGCCTCGACGCCGTCGACGGGCACACTCCTCGGTTGCCCTGGGAGCAGGTCGAACTGAGCGCCACCCTCACCGCCTTCGCCGACGTCGCCGCGGCGCTCGCCGATCCACCTGCCGAGTTGACCGCCCTCGGCCCGCCCCGCCTCGCCGACCTGGCCCGCGACGACATCCTCTGGTGGGGCGAGGTCGCCGCAGGTCGGGAACCGGTGCCGCCACTGCCCGCCCCGGCCCGGGGACGGCTGGCCGAACTGGTCACCCTGGAGTCGCGCCTGCCCGGATACGCCGCCGCCGCGACCGGGTTGACCCACGGCGACCTGCGGGTCGACAACGTGCTGATCGACACCGTCGGTGCCGCCTGGTTCTGCGACTGGTCGTGGCTGTGCCAGGGGCCGGCCTGGTTCGACCTGGTCACCCTGCTGATCACCGGGTACGCCGGCGGGCTGGACGTCGATTCGCTCTTCGCCGCCCATCCGGCCGCGGCCGGCGCGCCCGACGACGCGCTGGACGTCGCGCTGGCCGCCCTGGCCGGGTACCACCTCACCGCCTCGACGTCGCCACCACCTACCGCGTCGATCCACCTGCCCGCACACCACCGCTGGACCGGCGAGCAGGCCATCCGCTGGCTGTCCCACCGCCAAGACTGGACCTGA
- the rpsT gene encoding 30S ribosomal protein S20: MANIKSQIKRNRQNEKRRLRNKSVKSSLKTAIRKFHEAAEAGDVEKANALMQDASRKLDKAASKGVIHGNQAANRKSAIAKRVASLAA; encoded by the coding sequence GTGGCGAACATCAAGTCCCAGATCAAGCGCAACCGGCAGAACGAGAAGCGCCGGCTGCGTAACAAGTCGGTCAAGTCGTCGCTGAAGACCGCCATCCGCAAGTTCCACGAGGCCGCTGAGGCCGGTGACGTCGAGAAGGCCAACGCCCTCATGCAGGACGCCTCGCGCAAGCTGGACAAGGCGGCCAGCAAGGGCGTCATCCACGGCAACCAGGCCGCGAACCGCAAGTCCGCGATCGCCAAGCGCGTCGCGTCGCTCGCCGCCTGA
- the holA gene encoding DNA polymerase III subunit delta, whose protein sequence is MGGVTAASAAPIVLVLGDEELLATRAVTETVAAARAADPAVDVREYQASQLTVGEIDEMLSPSLFGGRRVLVLRSGQDARKDLVAALLAYAKNPDPEVQLVVAHLGGAKGKAFADGLKSAGARVVPAAKLKGHRDRVAFVRDEIRRAGGRCTDDAAEALIAAVGNDLRELAAACSQLIADTDGRIGADTVARYYRGRVEVSGFTVADATMVGDLPGALEALRWALHVGVDPVPIADALADGIRTVARVASAGRGSPYQLASSLGMPPWKVERAQRQARGWTPDGLVLAMRAAAECNAAVKGGSDDRAYALEKAVFSVAAARQGGAR, encoded by the coding sequence ATGGGCGGCGTGACCGCCGCCAGTGCCGCTCCTATTGTCCTCGTCCTCGGCGACGAGGAGCTGCTCGCCACGCGCGCGGTGACCGAAACCGTTGCCGCCGCCCGCGCCGCCGACCCCGCCGTCGACGTGCGCGAATACCAGGCCAGTCAGCTCACCGTCGGTGAGATCGACGAGATGCTCAGTCCGTCGCTGTTCGGCGGGCGTCGCGTGCTGGTGCTCCGATCCGGTCAGGACGCCCGCAAGGATCTGGTCGCCGCCCTGTTGGCGTACGCGAAGAACCCCGACCCGGAGGTGCAACTCGTGGTGGCGCACCTCGGGGGCGCGAAGGGCAAGGCGTTCGCCGACGGCCTGAAGTCGGCCGGCGCCCGGGTCGTGCCGGCCGCGAAGCTCAAGGGCCACCGCGATCGGGTGGCCTTCGTCCGCGACGAGATCCGTCGGGCCGGTGGACGGTGTACCGACGACGCCGCCGAGGCGCTGATCGCCGCCGTCGGCAACGACCTGCGTGAACTCGCGGCAGCCTGTTCCCAACTCATCGCCGACACCGACGGCCGGATCGGCGCCGATACGGTGGCGCGCTACTACCGGGGCCGGGTGGAGGTCAGCGGGTTCACGGTGGCTGACGCCACGATGGTCGGTGACCTCCCGGGTGCCCTGGAGGCGCTGCGCTGGGCGTTGCACGTGGGAGTGGATCCGGTGCCGATCGCCGACGCCCTCGCCGACGGCATCCGTACGGTCGCCCGGGTCGCCTCGGCCGGCCGGGGCAGTCCGTACCAACTGGCCAGCAGCCTCGGCATGCCGCCGTGGAAGGTCGAACGGGCCCAACGGCAGGCCCGAGGCTGGACCCCCGACGGGCTGGTCCTGGCCATGCGAGCGGCGGCCGAGTGCAACGCGGCGGTCAAGGGCGGCTCCGACGACCGGGCGTACGCGCTGGAGAAGGCGGTCTTCTCGGTGGCGGCCGCTCGGCAGGGCGGCGCCAGGTGA
- a CDS encoding ComEC/Rec2 family competence protein, producing the protein MGLHLDARRTLLLAAVAVGLAGVATLHLLGFVGRPGPTVRRHGWVVVAILLGVVCGGAATSARLTVRDAGPLRALVDERARITAELVVRDDPRPVRGGIVGRPPTLLVPARLVTLTGPQGQRLAVPARVLVLADDPAWRGLLPGQRLTAEGRLAEPRGGDLTGAVLMAVGAPVRLGSPSALQRAAGRLRAGLQQACAPLPDDPGGLLPGLVVGDTSRLPDTVEEDFRATGMTHLNAVSGSNVAIVVGAVLLLARWARAGPTLAVGLCGLALVGFVILVRPSPSVVRAATMGAIGLAALAVGRSRAAVPALAAAVAMLVLVDPDLAGDAGFALSVLATGGLLLLAPGWRDGLRRRGVPPGAAEALAVPAAAQLACSPVIAGLTGTVSVVAVPANLLAVPAIAPATVLGVAAAIVSPIWSGGAEALAWLAHWPAWWLVLVARYGARLPAGNLPWPGGVSGALLLAMLTVALLVAFRRPLVRRLVVVCLVAVVLGALPVRVIAPGWPPDGWVVTACAVGQGDAVLLPVAAGRAVVVDTGPDPAAVDACLRRLGVRRVSLLVVSHYHVDHTGGVAGIFRGRPVDTVLVPQWPEPVAGRDLVRSTAAAHGTPVVAAPAGWRYRAGAVDLTVLGPPYPMRGTRSDPNNNSLVALATVDRVRVLLTGDAEVEEQRALRERLPPDGLRADVLKVAHHGSAYQDPAFLDAVRPAVALVPVGAENSYGHPNEAVLARLARGGARVLRTDVGGDVAVVRSPRGLAVVSAGVDRVRPR; encoded by the coding sequence ATGGGGCTGCATCTCGATGCCCGCCGGACGCTGCTGCTGGCCGCCGTCGCGGTCGGTCTCGCCGGGGTGGCGACACTGCATCTGCTCGGCTTCGTCGGGCGACCCGGCCCGACCGTGCGCCGCCACGGCTGGGTCGTGGTGGCGATCCTGCTCGGTGTGGTCTGTGGCGGGGCGGCCACCTCGGCGCGGCTGACCGTTCGGGACGCGGGCCCGCTGCGTGCCCTGGTGGACGAACGGGCACGGATCACCGCCGAACTGGTCGTCCGCGACGATCCCAGGCCGGTGCGCGGCGGCATCGTGGGTCGTCCACCGACCCTGCTGGTGCCGGCCAGACTGGTGACCCTGACCGGGCCGCAGGGCCAAAGGCTCGCCGTGCCGGCGCGGGTGCTGGTGCTCGCCGATGATCCGGCTTGGCGAGGGCTGCTGCCCGGGCAACGGCTCACTGCGGAGGGACGCCTGGCCGAGCCGCGCGGCGGCGACCTCACCGGGGCGGTCCTGATGGCCGTCGGCGCACCGGTTCGACTGGGTTCCCCCTCGGCGTTGCAACGCGCGGCCGGCCGCCTCCGCGCCGGCCTCCAGCAGGCGTGCGCACCCTTGCCGGACGATCCCGGTGGCCTGCTGCCCGGCCTGGTCGTCGGGGACACCAGCCGGCTGCCCGACACTGTGGAGGAGGATTTCCGGGCCACCGGAATGACCCACTTGAATGCTGTCTCCGGATCGAACGTCGCGATAGTGGTGGGCGCGGTGCTGCTGCTGGCCCGCTGGGCCCGAGCCGGTCCCACCCTCGCCGTCGGCCTCTGCGGGCTGGCCCTGGTGGGCTTCGTCATCCTGGTTCGGCCGTCGCCGAGCGTGGTACGCGCGGCCACCATGGGCGCTATCGGGCTCGCCGCGCTGGCCGTCGGCCGATCCCGGGCGGCGGTGCCGGCGCTCGCCGCCGCCGTGGCGATGCTGGTGCTGGTCGACCCGGATCTGGCCGGGGACGCCGGTTTCGCGCTGTCCGTGCTGGCCACCGGCGGGCTGCTGCTGCTCGCACCGGGTTGGCGGGACGGTCTGCGTCGGCGGGGTGTACCGCCGGGTGCGGCCGAGGCGCTCGCGGTGCCGGCCGCCGCGCAACTCGCCTGTTCGCCGGTGATCGCCGGGCTGACGGGCACGGTCAGCGTGGTCGCGGTGCCGGCGAACCTGCTCGCGGTGCCGGCGATCGCTCCGGCGACGGTGCTCGGCGTGGCGGCGGCGATCGTCTCGCCGATCTGGTCGGGCGGCGCGGAGGCTCTGGCCTGGCTGGCCCACTGGCCGGCCTGGTGGCTGGTGCTGGTCGCCCGGTACGGTGCCCGGCTGCCGGCGGGCAACCTGCCCTGGCCCGGCGGGGTGTCCGGGGCGCTGCTGCTGGCGATGCTGACCGTGGCGTTGCTGGTCGCCTTCCGACGGCCGCTGGTACGCCGCCTGGTGGTGGTCTGCCTCGTCGCGGTCGTGCTGGGTGCCCTGCCGGTGCGGGTGATCGCGCCGGGTTGGCCGCCGGATGGTTGGGTCGTCACGGCCTGTGCGGTGGGTCAGGGTGACGCGGTGCTGCTGCCGGTGGCGGCGGGCCGGGCGGTCGTGGTGGACACCGGCCCGGATCCGGCGGCGGTGGACGCCTGCCTGCGCCGGCTCGGCGTGCGTCGGGTGTCGCTGCTGGTGGTCAGCCACTACCACGTGGACCATACCGGCGGGGTGGCCGGGATCTTCCGGGGAAGGCCGGTGGACACGGTGCTGGTTCCGCAGTGGCCGGAGCCGGTGGCCGGCCGGGACCTGGTGCGCAGCACCGCCGCAGCACACGGCACGCCAGTGGTCGCCGCACCGGCGGGCTGGCGCTATCGGGCCGGCGCGGTCGATCTGACCGTGCTCGGCCCGCCGTACCCGATGCGCGGAACCCGCTCGGACCCGAACAACAACTCACTGGTGGCGCTCGCCACGGTCGACCGGGTGCGGGTCCTGCTGACCGGCGACGCCGAGGTCGAGGAGCAGCGTGCGCTGCGGGAGCGGCTGCCACCGGACGGGCTGCGGGCCGACGTGCTGAAGGTCGCCCACCACGGCAGCGCGTACCAGGATCCGGCCTTTCTGGACGCGGTGCGGCCGGCGGTGGCGCTGGTGCCGGTCGGCGCGGAGAACAGCTACGGCCATCCCAACGAGGCGGTGCTGGCCCGGCTGGCCCGGGGTGGGGCGCGGGTGCTGCGTACCGACGTCGGAGGTGACGTGGCGGTGGTGCGGTCGCCCCGAGGGCTGGCGGTGGTGAGCGCTGGCGTCGACCGGGTCCGTCCACGGTGA
- a CDS encoding ComEA family DNA-binding protein: MPAWADGPVRFSEDGPVGFGQGRTADETSPKRLPGPGAFDPGRRGVRALAAVAVLVVLVAAIWAWQSRPELEPVVAETGAAVTSDPSVVAGDEPAKPETESTGELVVAVAGKVRRPGLVRLAAGARVADALHAAGGALPGVDVAMLNPARRISDGELILVGVPAPPGAAVGAGSGAGPAPDGGPGTVGRVNLNTATSAQLETLPGVGPVLAQRIVEYRDQHGGFRSVGDLRQVTGIGDARYEQLKDLVTV; the protein is encoded by the coding sequence GTGCCGGCCTGGGCTGATGGTCCGGTTCGGTTCAGCGAGGATGGACCGGTCGGCTTCGGGCAGGGGCGGACGGCCGACGAGACGTCGCCGAAGCGCCTCCCCGGGCCGGGTGCCTTCGATCCGGGGCGGCGGGGGGTGCGGGCGCTCGCCGCCGTCGCCGTCCTTGTGGTGCTGGTTGCGGCCATCTGGGCCTGGCAGTCCCGTCCCGAGCTGGAGCCGGTCGTCGCCGAGACCGGCGCCGCCGTGACGTCGGACCCGTCCGTCGTGGCCGGCGACGAACCGGCGAAGCCGGAGACGGAGTCGACAGGTGAGTTGGTGGTCGCCGTCGCCGGCAAGGTCCGACGGCCCGGGTTGGTGCGGTTGGCGGCCGGCGCTCGGGTGGCCGACGCGCTGCACGCCGCCGGAGGCGCGTTGCCCGGGGTGGACGTGGCGATGCTGAATCCGGCCCGTCGGATCAGCGACGGCGAGTTGATCCTGGTCGGTGTGCCGGCACCTCCGGGCGCGGCGGTGGGTGCCGGGTCCGGAGCCGGCCCGGCACCGGATGGCGGGCCGGGCACGGTCGGGCGGGTCAACCTGAACACCGCGACGTCGGCACAGCTCGAAACCCTGCCCGGGGTGGGGCCGGTGCTCGCCCAGCGGATCGTCGAGTATCGCGACCAGCACGGCGGCTTCCGGTCCGTCGGCGACCTGCGTCAGGTGACCGGGATCGGCGATGCCCGGTACGAGCAGCTCAAGGACCTGGTGACGGTGTGA
- a CDS encoding SDR family oxidoreductase → MSCVVTGGGRGVGRGIVERLLADGGAVVVIERDPGALSWVAEHARADRLAAVVGDAGDEGVAGRAADLAERFGRLTGWVNNAAVFRDASVHDAPVGEVVDLITRNLRPAVVGAATAVRRFLAAGTPGVVVNISSHQASRPVPGCLPYATAKAAVEGLTRALAVEYGRHGIRANAIALGSVATERHEAFLTDLTDTEPDQARRIEAELSRLHPVGRIGQPQDVAEAVAYLLSPAAGFVNGVTLPVDGGRAVLGLDPQARTD, encoded by the coding sequence ATGTCCTGTGTGGTGACCGGTGGGGGGCGCGGGGTCGGGCGGGGCATCGTGGAGCGGTTGCTCGCCGACGGTGGAGCGGTCGTGGTGATCGAGCGCGATCCGGGGGCGTTGTCCTGGGTGGCGGAGCATGCCCGCGCCGACCGACTCGCGGCGGTGGTCGGTGACGCCGGTGACGAGGGCGTCGCCGGGCGGGCCGCGGACCTGGCGGAGCGCTTCGGCCGGCTCACCGGTTGGGTGAACAACGCCGCCGTGTTCCGCGACGCCTCGGTGCACGACGCGCCGGTCGGCGAGGTCGTCGACCTGATCACCCGTAACCTGCGTCCCGCGGTGGTCGGTGCCGCGACCGCGGTACGCCGCTTCCTCGCCGCCGGCACCCCTGGCGTCGTGGTGAACATCTCGTCCCACCAGGCGAGCCGGCCGGTGCCGGGCTGCCTGCCGTACGCCACGGCGAAGGCGGCGGTGGAGGGGCTGACCCGGGCGCTGGCCGTCGAGTACGGCCGGCACGGCATCCGAGCCAACGCGATCGCCCTCGGTTCGGTGGCCACCGAACGACACGAGGCGTTCCTCACGGACCTCACCGACACCGAGCCGGACCAGGCGCGGCGGATCGAGGCGGAGCTCTCCCGGCTGCACCCGGTGGGCCGGATCGGGCAGCCGCAGGACGTGGCGGAGGCGGTGGCGTACCTGCTCTCGCCCGCGGCCGGCTTCGTCAACGGGGTGACTCTGCCGGTCGACGGCGGGCGCGCCGTTCTCGGTCTGGACCCGCAGGCGCGCACCGACTGA
- a CDS encoding DegV family protein produces MPVAVVTDSTAYLPPELLRKHALTVVPLTVVLAGVEGLEGVETFPADATRALRARRVSVSTSRPSPEQFGRTYRELLAAGAEGIVSVHLSAGLSGTVEAAELAAAELGGRVSVVDSRSCGMGLGFPAIAAARAAARGADLSGVRAAAAAAVDRTSIHFYVDTLEFLRRGGRINAAEALLGTALSVKPILHMPEGRIVLRDKVRTASRGMARLADLAVEAAGDGPVDLAVHHLDAPQRAEELLDTLTVRLGDRLHAAYVSEAGAAVAVHVGPGLACVVVHRGPDTAD; encoded by the coding sequence ATGCCAGTCGCGGTCGTCACCGACTCCACCGCCTACCTTCCACCCGAGCTGCTGCGGAAGCACGCGCTGACCGTGGTGCCGCTGACCGTCGTGCTGGCCGGCGTGGAAGGGCTGGAGGGCGTCGAGACCTTCCCCGCGGACGCCACCCGGGCGCTGCGCGCGCGGCGGGTGTCGGTGAGCACCTCCCGCCCGTCGCCCGAGCAGTTCGGCCGCACGTACCGGGAACTGCTGGCGGCCGGGGCGGAGGGCATCGTCTCGGTGCACCTGTCGGCCGGGCTCTCCGGCACGGTCGAGGCCGCCGAGTTGGCCGCCGCGGAACTGGGCGGCCGGGTCAGCGTGGTCGACAGCCGCTCCTGCGGGATGGGTCTCGGTTTCCCGGCCATCGCGGCGGCCCGGGCCGCCGCGCGCGGTGCCGACCTGTCCGGCGTACGGGCTGCGGCAGCAGCCGCCGTCGATCGCACCAGCATCCACTTCTACGTGGACACGCTGGAGTTCCTTCGTCGTGGCGGGCGGATCAACGCGGCGGAGGCGTTGCTCGGCACCGCACTGTCGGTCAAGCCCATCCTGCACATGCCCGAGGGGCGCATCGTGCTGCGGGACAAGGTCCGCACCGCCAGCCGGGGCATGGCGCGGCTGGCGGACCTCGCCGTCGAGGCAGCCGGCGACGGGCCGGTGGACCTGGCCGTCCACCACCTCGACGCGCCGCAGCGGGCCGAGGAACTCCTCGACACACTTACCGTTCGGCTCGGCGACCGGCTGCATGCGGCGTACGTGTCCGAGGCCGGTGCTGCCGTCGCGGTGCACGTCGGACCCGGTCTGGCCTGTGTGGTGGTCCACCGTGGGCCGGACACCGCCGACTGA
- a CDS encoding histidine phosphatase family protein: MTRLIIWRHGNTDWNAASRVQGQTDVPLNDLGREQARRAAPLLAALRPDALVASDLSRAADTAAALSALTGLPVRSDARLRERDFGSWQGLLLAEVAERFPAEYARWRAGDPDPGADIEPLDELGKRIGTALQEAADQLPGGTVVIATHGGAARQGCGHLLGWEHAVLRAVGSLRNCHWTELRHDVERGWHLRAHNVGPMEASTVSTGTAATGVPVSAEPV, translated from the coding sequence GTGACCAGGCTGATCATCTGGCGGCACGGCAACACCGACTGGAACGCCGCCAGCAGGGTGCAGGGACAGACCGACGTACCGCTGAACGACCTCGGCCGGGAACAGGCGCGCAGGGCCGCGCCGCTGCTGGCCGCGCTGCGCCCGGATGCCCTGGTCGCCAGCGACCTGAGCCGCGCCGCGGACACCGCCGCCGCGCTGTCCGCGCTCACCGGCCTGCCGGTACGCTCCGACGCCCGCCTGCGGGAGCGGGACTTCGGCAGCTGGCAGGGGCTGCTGCTGGCCGAGGTGGCGGAGCGGTTCCCCGCAGAGTACGCCCGCTGGCGGGCCGGGGACCCCGACCCGGGAGCGGACATCGAACCGTTGGACGAGTTGGGCAAACGCATCGGCACCGCGTTGCAGGAGGCCGCCGACCAACTGCCCGGGGGCACCGTGGTGATCGCCACCCACGGCGGCGCCGCCCGTCAGGGCTGCGGCCACCTGCTCGGCTGGGAGCACGCCGTGCTGCGTGCCGTCGGCTCGCTGCGCAACTGCCACTGGACGGAACTGCGTCACGACGTCGAGCGCGGGTGGCACCTGCGCGCCCACAACGTCGGCCCGATGGAGGCCTCCACCGTTTCGACAGGCACCGCCGCGACAGGTGTTCCGGTCTCCGCCGAGCCGGTCTGA
- the rsfS gene encoding ribosome silencing factor produces MTVSERAHELAIVAAQAAADKKAQDIVIIDVGDQLAITDAFLLAAAPNERQVLAIVDAIEEALLDLPEKAKPVRREGERGGRWVLLDYVDVVVHVQHTEEREFYALDRLWKDCPTIPFVDRDLASAEAAAGSGE; encoded by the coding sequence GTGACAGTTTCCGAACGCGCTCACGAGCTGGCGATCGTCGCCGCCCAGGCGGCGGCCGACAAGAAGGCTCAGGACATCGTCATCATCGACGTGGGCGACCAACTCGCCATCACCGACGCGTTCCTGCTCGCCGCGGCCCCGAACGAGCGCCAGGTGCTGGCCATCGTCGACGCCATCGAGGAGGCCCTGCTCGACCTGCCGGAGAAGGCGAAGCCGGTGCGTCGGGAGGGCGAGCGCGGCGGTCGTTGGGTGCTGCTCGACTACGTCGATGTCGTGGTGCACGTGCAGCACACCGAGGAGCGCGAGTTCTACGCCCTCGACCGGCTCTGGAAGGACTGCCCGACCATTCCGTTCGTCGACCGGGACCTCGCCAGCGCAGAGGCCGCCGCCGGATCGGGCGAGTGA
- the nadD gene encoding nicotinate-nucleotide adenylyltransferase yields the protein MEEDIRRIGIMGGTFDPIHHGHLVAASEVADRFGLDEVIFVPTGQPWQKADVPVSSAEDRYLMTVIATASNPRFQVSRVDIDRGGPTYTVDTLRDLRAQYGAKAQLFFITGADALERILSWKDLDEIFELAHFVGVTRPGFQLTAAHLPADTVSLVQVPAMAISSTDCRARVARGEPVWYLVPDGVVQYIAKRCLYRE from the coding sequence GTGGAGGAAGACATCCGGCGGATCGGCATCATGGGCGGGACGTTCGATCCGATCCATCACGGGCACCTCGTGGCCGCGAGCGAGGTGGCGGACCGGTTCGGCCTCGACGAAGTGATCTTCGTACCGACCGGGCAGCCCTGGCAGAAGGCCGACGTCCCGGTCAGCTCGGCCGAGGATCGTTACCTGATGACCGTGATCGCCACGGCGTCCAATCCCCGGTTCCAGGTCAGCCGGGTCGACATCGACCGGGGCGGGCCCACCTACACCGTCGACACCCTGCGTGACCTGCGTGCCCAGTACGGTGCGAAGGCGCAGCTGTTCTTCATCACCGGCGCGGACGCGCTGGAGCGGATCCTGAGCTGGAAGGACCTCGACGAAATCTTCGAGCTGGCTCACTTCGTCGGGGTCACCCGGCCGGGTTTCCAGCTGACCGCCGCGCACCTGCCCGCCGACACGGTCAGCCTGGTGCAGGTGCCGGCCATGGCGATCTCATCCACCGACTGCCGGGCGCGGGTCGCCCGGGGGGAGCCGGTCTGGTATCTGGTGCCGGACGGTGTGGTGCAGTACATCGCGAAACGGTGCCTGTATAGGGAGTGA